Proteins encoded together in one Triticum dicoccoides isolate Atlit2015 ecotype Zavitan chromosome 7B, WEW_v2.0, whole genome shotgun sequence window:
- the LOC119338690 gene encoding protein FAR1-RELATED SEQUENCE 9-like translates to MQDDSDDGDVSSQPLSPYVGMVFDTFKDAQKFYNDYAFKLGFGTHISSTKYSQKRGQKQEDAIMIKRVFGCVHARKPDKPETSSTSESIATEISNSSRRPSAEMDVTRTRQKNRILQRVRYYRSHRKIPAKDYELLLTLHDINLSNSDCMSLLGRIHGGDPRILPYVKRDVANERAKLREAITQQDMDMTVKYFERRKAENPEFFFAKKKDPATNSVTALFWVDGRTRSLYPKYKDCVFFDTTFCTNRYNMPFGPIVGINNHLQTISLGCALLPDETIETFKWVFEQWMVAMDNEHPKNIMTDQDQAMATAIEHVLPYTCHRCCKFHVFSNARSKLGRLLSRNEAFADVFYTCINNSETVEEFEETWQHMLECFEVAENKHLKNMWRTRHMWAPAYFKNNFFPFTSTTGGSEGLNSYFKTMIRPADSVWRFVQQYELCQETVLDREDNAGFTGETTAPPLYSRYNIERQAADYYTRNIFGKFQKQVTASTGYIINQDAEYQGRGLMFNLTSSLYENPKLFSVRVMMDEGVFQCSCHYFEMNGLVCAHIIRVMVHLNVQVIPQQYLLERWSEAATTSMARTGRLLEFGHPSTNTLKYNSLCRRLAWLASDACCNDDAYKILYEAIKVLEPAIAAAKRGVLPEQQATQHSEPPTQPTPTMGALNDGLPQPQSTEMLRNPARFPKKGRPTEREKRKKTLVEQLDDKQKKKSKQEEKKPMAEVKPKSEKRSIRCKFCKEEGHNVQTCGPLKAATEAATTPPTCQFYSEVGHTVTTCAYWRAMMTNDPRNAQATRLNL, encoded by the exons ATGCAAGATGATTCAGATGATGGAGATGTTTCATCACAGCCATTATCGCCCTATGTTGGCATGGTGTTTGACACATTTAAGGATGCCCAGAAATTCTACAATGACTATGCCTTCAAGTTGGGATTCGGCACACATATATCTTCTACAAAGTACAGCCAAAAGAGAGGACAGAAGCAAGAGGATGCAATAATGATCAAGAGGGTCTTTGGGTGTGTGCACGCTAGAAAGCCCGATAAACCGGAAACAAGTAGCACCTCAGAGAGCATTGCGACAGAAATAAGCAACTCCAGCAGGCGCCCTAGTGCTGAAATGGATGTGACAAGAACGCGTCAAAAAAACAGGATTCTCC AGCGTGTTAGATACTACCGCTCGCACCGCAAAATACCTGCTAAAGATTATGAACTCTTGTTGACGTTGCATGATATTAACCTGTCAAATTCAGATTGCATGAGTTTGCTTGGCAGGATACATGGAGGTGACCCTAGGATACTGCCGTACGTGAAGAGGGATGTTGCGAATGAACGTGCAAAGCTTCGGGAAGCGATAACACAACAGGACATGGATATGACAGTGAAGTACTTTGAGAGGAGGAAGGCCGAGAATCCAGAGTTTTTCTTTGCGAAGAAAAAAGATCCTGCCACGAACTCTGTCACTGCATTGTTTTGGGTTGATGGGAGGACAAGGTCGCTGTACCCAAAATATAAAGATTGCGTGTTCTTTGACACAACCTTCTGCACTAACAGATACAACATGCCCTTTGGTCCTATAGTTGGTATCAACAATCACCTCCAAACCATTTCACTCGGGTGTGCTTTGTTGCCGGATGAGACTATTGAAACGTTCAAGTGGGTCTTTGAGCAATGGATGGTTGCAATGGACAATGAGCATCCAAAGAACATAATGACTGACCAAGACCAAGCAATGGCAACAGCTATAGAGCATGTGCTCCCATATACTTGCCATAGGTGTTGCAAGTTTCATGTGTTTAGCAACGCGCGTTCTAAGTTGGGGAGGCTGCTGAGCAGAAATGAGGCGTTTGCAGATGTGTTTTACACTTGTATCAACAACTCTGAAACGGTTGAAGAATTTGAGGAAACATGGCAGCACATGTTGGAGTGTTTCGAAGTTGCTGAAAACAAACACTTGAAGAACATGTGGCGAACAAGGCATATGTGGGCTCCAGCGTATTTCAAGAACAATTTCTTCCCGTTCACAAGCACGACAGGCGGGTCCGAGGGGCTGAACTCATATTTCAAGACAATGATTCGTCCAGCTGATTCTGTATGGAGGTTTGTGCAACAGTATGAACTGTGCCAGGAAACTGTGCTTGATCGCGAGGACAATGCTGGGTTCACTGGTGAAACGACTGCTCCTCCACTATACTCTCG ATACAACATTGAGCGCCAAGCTGCTGATTACTACACACGCAACATCTTTGGCAAGTTCCAGAAACAAGTGACTGCGTCTACGGGCTACATTATCAACCAAGACGCTGAGTACCAAGGGCGAGGCCTCATGTTCAATCTAACATCAAGCTTATATGAGAACCCAAAGCTCTTCTCTGTGCGTGTTATGATGGATGAAGGGGTGTTCCAATGTAGTTGCCACTACTTTGAGATGAATGGCCTGGTTTGCGCCCACATAATAAGGGTGATGGTGCACCTCAATGTGCAAGTTATTCCACAACAATACTTGTTGGAAAGGTGGTCTGAAGCAGCAACAACAAGCATGGCCAGAACTGGGCGATTGCTGGAATTTGGGCACCCCTCGACAAACACGCTCAAATACAACTCCTTGTGCCGAAGGTTGGCATGGCTCGCCTCTGATGCATGTTGCAATGATGATGCATACAAGATATTATATGAAGCAATAAAAGTTCTTGAGCCTGCCATTGCTGCGGCGAAAAGAGGGGTACTGCCAGAACAACAAGCAACGCAGCACAGTGAACCCCCAACGCAACCTACTCCTACAATGGGAGCGTTGAATGATGGCCTACCACAGCCTCAAAGCACAGAGATGCTACGAAACCCAGCTCGTTTCCCAAAGAAAGGTCGGCCAACTGAaagagagaagaggaagaagactctGGTGGAGCAGCTAGATGATAAGCAGAAGAAGAAGTCAAAACAAGAAGAGAAGAAGCCAATGGCAGAAGTGAAGCCAAAATCTGAAAAAAGAAGTATTCGCTGCAAGTTCTGCAAAGAAGAAGGTCACAACGTGCAGACATGTGGACCACTAAAAGCTGCAACAGAGGCGGCGACAACACCGCCTACATGTCAATTCTACTCCGAGGTGGGGCATACTGTAACAACTTGTGCATACTGGAGAGCCATGATGACAAATGATCCAAGAAATGCCCAAGCAACGCGACTCAACCTCTag
- the LOC119338259 gene encoding mediator of RNA polymerase II transcription subunit 6-like, whose amino-acid sequence MSATPLPPPPPADGPAALPPPPGTDMTGICFRDQLWLNTYPLDRNLVFDYFALSPFYDITCNNESLRSRQIHPLDMSQLTKMTGLEYVLSEVMEPHLFVMRKQKRTNSEKSDPLLAYYILDGSIYQAPLLGSVFASRISRAMHHISKAFSTACSKLEKIGNAETEADAAASESKAQKETIDLKELKRVDHILMSLQRKLPPAPPPPPFPDGYVPSEQEKGPDDLLASEALPPAIDPIIDQGPAKRPRFQ is encoded by the exons ATGTCGGCGACGCCGCTccccccaccgccgccggccgACGGCCCGGCGGCACTCCCGCCCCCGCCGGGGACGGACATGACGGGGATCTGCTTCCGCGACCAGCTGTGGCTCAACACCTACCCGCTGGACCGCAACCTCGTCTTCGACTACTTCGCCCTCTCCCCCTTCTACGACATCACCTGCAACAACGAGTCCCTCCGCTCGCGCCAAATCCACCCCCTCGACATGTCCCAGCTCAC GAAGATGACCGGGTTGGAGTACGTGCTGAGCGAAGTGATGGAGCCGCACCTGTTCGTGATGCGCAAGCAGAAGAGGACGAACTCCGAGAAGTCTGACCCCCTGCTCGCCTACTACATCCTCGACGGTTCCATCTACCAGGCGCCGCTGCTTGGCAGCGTTTTCGCCTCCCGCATA AGTAGGGCTATGCATCACATATCAAAAGCATTTTCAACGGCATGCTCAAAATTGGAGAAGATTGGTAATG CGGAAACAGAGGCTGATGCGGCAGCTTCTGAATCAAAGGCCCAGAAGGAAACAATTGACTTGAAGGAGTTGAAACGAGTGGATCACATCCTCATGTCTTTGCAACGGAAG CTGCCTCCTGCTCCTCCCCCTCCACCCTTTCCGGATGGTTATGTCCCATCAGAACAAGAGAAAGGGCCAGATGATCTGTTGGCCTCGGAGGCATTGCCTCCTGCAATTGACCCCATCATTGATCAAGGGCCAGCAAAAAGACCAAGATTTCAATGA